CGGCAAAGCCCAGCTTGCTCAGGTCCAGCTTCCCGGCAAACAACTTGAGCTCGCGCGCCTGGGTCATCTCGACCAGCCGCTCAACCAGCCCGGCCCCCATGGCGTTGGGGTCGTCGCCGACCGGGGGATCGCCCATGATGGAGCCGCTGGCGAACAGCCCAGGTCGGGCGCTGGGCGAGCTCGGCTGCGTGAACTTCGACGAAGCGGCGCGCCTCCTTGAGCCACTTGCCCAGGTAGATGCCGCTGCCGAGCACGATCGCCTCGTAGCCGGCCAGCCCGCTGACATCCCGCAGCTTCTTGACGTCAACCTCGACGCCATGTTCAGCGAGAACCGCACCGATCCGCTCGGCGATCTCCTCGGTTGCGCCATGCTTGCTTGCTGCTGCAACCAGAATGGTCATTTCGCTTCCCCCTTGGAT
The window above is part of the Actinomycetota bacterium genome. Proteins encoded here:
- a CDS encoding flavodoxin domain-containing protein, which codes for MTILVAAASKHGATEEIAERIGAVLAEHGVEVDVKKLRDVSGLAGYEAIVLGSGIYLGKWLKEARRFVEVHAAELAQRPTWAVRQRLHHGRSPGRRRPQRHGGRAG